The Mesorhizobium sp. M1D.F.Ca.ET.043.01.1.1 genome contains a region encoding:
- a CDS encoding methyltransferase domain-containing protein, which produces MHHMRSEARSAGAPIGPDANKGIGFPRLYDLLVLMLTRGRDRAYREAVLDLAGLAPGFHLLDVGCGTGTQAISAWHRVQPGGSVVGVDVSEKMLAAARRKAGRAGLDIAFHHADAAELPFADGRYDVVTFTTVLHMVPEARRGLCLREAARVLPPGGRLLLIDYAGPLSERGHMSAKHGMHGQFDLHRLREPLAAAGFERIEGGPLDWLGLHYLSAVRL; this is translated from the coding sequence ATGCACCATATGCGAAGCGAAGCGCGTAGTGCCGGGGCGCCGATCGGCCCGGATGCCAACAAGGGCATCGGCTTTCCGCGTCTCTACGACCTGCTGGTCCTCATGCTGACCCGCGGGCGCGACCGGGCTTATCGCGAGGCTGTGCTCGATCTGGCCGGCCTGGCGCCGGGCTTCCACCTGCTGGACGTCGGATGCGGCACCGGCACGCAGGCGATTTCCGCCTGGCATCGCGTGCAGCCCGGCGGATCGGTGGTTGGCGTCGACGTCTCAGAAAAGATGCTTGCGGCCGCTCGCCGCAAGGCTGGCCGGGCGGGCCTCGACATCGCGTTTCACCATGCCGATGCGGCCGAGCTGCCGTTCGCGGACGGGCGCTACGACGTTGTGACTTTCACGACGGTTTTGCACATGGTGCCGGAAGCAAGGCGCGGCCTTTGCCTGCGCGAGGCCGCGCGCGTTCTGCCCCCCGGCGGACGGCTGTTGCTGATCGACTATGCCGGCCCTTTGAGCGAGCGCGGGCACATGTCGGCAAAGCACGGCATGCATGGCCAGTTCGATCTGCATCGCCTCCGCGAACCGCTGGCGGCCGCCGGTTTCGAGCGCATCGAAGGCGGTCCGCTCGACTGGCTCGGCCTGCATTACCTCAGTGCCGTCAGACTATGA